The stretch of DNA TGAGCACGAGCAGCAGCCGTTTGCCCTGCGCGCTCGCGATCGGGGGAGAGCGGTGGATCGCGGGATATTCGGTCGCGAGCTTGCCCTTGAAGATGCCGACATCGCCGGGTTCGAGCTGGTGGATACGGCGCGGCTCGCCGCCGCTGCGCACGCGCGCGGCGTCCTCGCGCGTGAGCCATTGCGTGCCCGGCCCGACATAGGTCGTGATGAGCCGCGCGGCGACGTAATCGGCGTGGAACTTGCGGCAGGAATCGGTCGTCACGACCTCGAGCCGCACTTCGACGCTGTCGCATTGCATGACCGCGCAGAGGCGTCCCGCGAGCAGGGCGACGTCCTCGGCGAAAGCACGGTGGAGATGCCGGCCGCCGAAGCCGTGATCGGCCAGCGAGGCCGTGAAACGAGGTGCAAGCGCGGCGCGCGAGGTTTCGAAGCGGATGTCCCGCGGGCTCCCTTCGAGCAGCGCGCTCCAGTCGAGGATCGCGTTGCGCTGCCAGACGGCGAGGCTGCAATTGGCGTTTCTCACGGCATCGAGTATCCCGGCAGCGGTAGAGATCGCAGCGCCGGTCTCGCCGAGGGTTTCGGGGTGGGGCGCAAGAGCGGTTTCGGAAGCGATCGTGGCGGTCAAAGCGAATGCCTTTGCGATATTGATGTAATGTTGTAACGTCGCTCTATCCTCTCTCCCCCGCCCATGCAAGGGACCCATGAAAACCGCCCCGAACCCTCTCTTCGATTCCGCCGGGATCGCCCTTTCCGCGCTGTGCCTCGGCCATTGCCTCGCCTTGCCGGTCGCGCTCGCCCTCCTGCCCGTGCTCGCATCGAGCGGCCTCGCCAGCCTCGCAGAGGCCGAGCTGTTCCACGCCGCGTTGCTGGTCCCGGTCTTCCTCGTCAGCGGCACCGTCCTCGGCCGGCGGGCGCTGGTCGTGCGGTGGCTCGGCCCGCTCCTCGTCGTCGCGCTCGGCGCCATGACGGGCGCGCTTTTCGTCGAGGCGGAATGGCAGGAGCAGGCCCTGACGGCGGGCGGGGCCAGCCTGCTCATCATCGCACACTGGCTGAACCTTCGCGGACGCGTCCGGGCCTGACCGCGCGACACACGCGCGAATACGGGGACGGGCTACTGCGCGAGCGCGCTCACTCCACGGTGACGGATTTCGCCAGGTTGCGCGGCTGGTCGACATCCGTGCCTTTCACCACGGCGACATGGTAGGCGAGCAGCTGGACCGGAATCGCATAGACCAGCGGCGCGATCAGCGGGTGGACCACCGGCATCTCTATCGTCGCAAGGCAGCCCTCGCCCGCCTCGGCGACTCCCTTGGCATCGGAAATCAGCACCACCTGCCCGCCGCGCGCGCGGACTTCCTCCATGTTGGAGACGGTCTTCTCGAAAAGCGGACCCGAAGGCGCGATCACCACCACCGGCACCTCGTCGTCGATCAGCGCGATGGGGCCGTGCTTCATTTCTCCGCTGGCATAGCCTTCGGCGTGGATGTAGCTGATTTCCTTGAGTTTCAGCGCGCCTTCCAATGCCAGCGGATAGTCCTGCCCGCGCCCGAGATACAGCACGTCGCGCGCGGGGGCGATCAGCGGGGCGATAGCGGCGATGTCCTCATCATGGTCGAGCGCCGCGTTCAGCGCCGCGGGCGCTTCGAGCAGGTGGCCGACCACCTCCCGCTCTTCCTCGCGCGTGAAATGGCCCTTCCTCACCGCCATGTGAGCGGCGAGCGCGGCGAGCACGGCGAGCTGGCAGGTGAACGCTTTGGTCGATGCGACGCCGATCTCCGGCCCGGCATGGGTCGGCAGCAGCAGGTCCGCCTCGCGCGCCATGGTGCTGGTCGGCACGTTAACGACGACGCCGATGGTCTGCCCCTGTTCGCGGCAATGGCGCAGCGCAGCCAGCGTGTCGGCGGTCTCCCCGCTCTGCGAAATGAACAGGGCAAGCCCGCCTTCCTCCAGCACCGGCTCGCGGTAGCGGAACTCGCTCGCCACATCGACATCGACCGGCAGGCGGGCGAAGCGTTCGAACCAGTACTTCGCCACCATCCCGGCGTAGAAGGACGTGCCGCAGGCGACGATGGTGAGCCGCTTCACGCCCGAAAGGTCGAAATCGAATTGCGGCAGGGCGACCGTGTTGTCCTCGCGCCGGAGATAGGAGCCGAGCGTCTGTGCCACGACCGTCGGCTGCTCGAAGATCTCTTTTTGCATGAAGTGGCGGTAATTGCCCTTCTCGACCGCCGCCGCCGAAGCGCCCGAAGCGCGGATTTCGCGCTCTACGGGCTTGTTTTCGGCATCGAAGACCTGCGCCCCGCTGCGCCCGACGACAACCCAGTCGCCTTCCTCGAGATAGGAGATGCGCTGGGTGAGCGGCGCGAGCGCGAGCGCGTCGGAGCCGAGATACATCTCCGCCTCCTCTCCTTCCGGCCCATAGCCGACCACCAGCGGCGAGCCGAGCCGCGCGCCGATCAGCAGGTCCGGATGCGAGCGAAAGGCGATCGCGAGCGCGAAGGCTCCGCGCAGGCGCGGGAGCACGTCCTTGACCGCATCGACCGGGTCCATGCCCGCCTCGATCCGGCTCGAGATCAGGTGCGCGACGACCTCGCTGTCGGTCTCGCTTTCGAAGGTGCGCCCTTCGGCGGCAAGCTCGCTGCGCAGTTCTTTGTAATTCTCGATGATGCCGTTGTGGACGATCGCCACTTCGCCGGTCGCGTGGGGGTGGGCATTGGTCGCGGTCGGCGCGCCGTGAGTCGCCCAGCGGGTGTGGGCGATGCCGGCATTGCCGGGCGCCGGGTCCTCTCCCAGCACGCGGGCGAGATTGGCGAGCTTGCCCTCGGCCCGGCGGCGCACCAGCGCGCCCTCGTGCAAGGTGCAGACTCCGGCGCTGTCATAGCCGCGATATTCCATCCGCCTGAGGCCGTCGAGAAGCCGCTCCGCGACCGGCGTGCTGCTGACGATACCCATGATGCCGCACATAGACCCTGCCCTTTTCTCCGGCGGCAAGCACGTCTGCGCCGCCTTGCGGATTGCCCTCCGGTCGCTCTAGCGTTTCACATGGTCACGGCAAGCCCGAGCGTTTGCGATAGGAACCTATGCCCGCCGCGCGCCCGAGCGCCAGAGATACAGTCCCGATGCGATGATCAGCGTGGCCCCGGCGATGGTGTAGCCGTCGGGCACGTTGCCGAACCACCACCACCCCATGCCGACCGCCACGAGCATCTGGACGTAGATCGCAGGCGCAATGGTGGAGGCCCCCGCCTTCGCCGTGCCGATATAGACCAGCCAGTGCGCGCTGCTCGCGGTCACCGCCACCACCGCGCAGCGCGCGACGACGTGCCATTCGGGCCAGCCGAAATCGAGCGCGGGCACGCCGGACAGCTTTGCCGCCGCGGCCAGAAAAATCAGGATAGGCGCGCAGATGCCGGCGACGAAGACCTGCATCGACAAGGCGCTGCCCTGCCCGGCGCTCGCCCGGTTGGTAATCATCAGCAGGGCGAAGAAGGTCGCCGAGACGAGCGGGAGGAGCGCGCCGAGGCCAAGCTCGGCAAGATTGGGCCGCAGGATGATCGCAACGCCGCAAAGCGCGACCAGCGAGACGAGATAGACCGACGGGTGCACCTTCTCGCCCAGCAGCGGGCCGGCGAGCGCCTGCGTAAGCACCGGTGCGAGGAAAGCGATCGCCATCGCTTCGGCGAGCGGCATGATATAGATCGCCGAAAAGAACGCGACCGACGCCAGGGCGAGGCACGTGCCCCGCGCGAGCTGGAGCCAGGGATGGGTCGGACGAAAGGCGCGCGGCCCTTCCGAGCGCGCGAGCAGCGCCGCAAGCCCCATAGCGCCGAGACTGAACCGCAACGCCGCAACCGCGAAGGCGGGCCAGTCGGAGGCCATCGACTTGACCACCGCATCGCCCACCGAAAGCGTGGCAAAGCCCGCGATCGCATAGAGCAATCCCGATCGACGCTGGTTGTCCGCCATGCGGGCTCCCTAGGGCCGGGATACCTCGTCTGGCAATCGCTATCGCGTCGGTCGGCAGAGCCGGGTCTAGCTCACTTCCGGTTCCGGATCCTGCACGGCCTCGCGGGCCGCCCTGTTCTCGAGGTAAATCCACGGCACGTGGGCCGAATCGAAGCGCGTGCGGATCGTGCGCTGGAAGAACGGCGGCATATGATCGCCCACGATCAGCAGGTCGGCTTCCGGGAAGGAGGGGTCCATGACCTGCTCGACGATCGCATCCGCGACGACCTTGTGCACCTTGTAGCTGCGGCACAGCATCGGGAAGGATTCGCTCCATTCGCCATTGCCGAGCGAACACTCGTTCGTGCCGAACTTCTCGTCCGGAGGCACGGGAAGGTGCGCATTGAGCGTCAGCCAGTAGATGAGATTGCGCTCGGCGGGCGAATTGCGAAGGTCCTCGGCGATGATCCGGGGAACGTCGGGGTCGCAGGCCCCGGGAAAGACCCCGTCGCAATGGCGCGCCCCGCGAGCGAACAGATCCAAGTCGAAATGGGATTCCTGGAAGCCGATCTTGGGATACCATTCCCCGCGGTCGAAGAATTCGTCGTTGAAGCTGTGATAGGCAACGGTGCGAAAGCCCGCCTGCCGAAAGCGTTCGGGAAGGCAGTCCACCTTGTCGAAATCGGTCGACAGGTGGTCTCCCCAAAGGCTGCACCATTCGCGCACTTCGGCATTGGTGGTCGAGCCGTAATAGGTGCTGACGCCCCGGCTTACCGCATAACGGGACGCGACGCGGTCGAGCGCCCAGATTTCATCGTCCAGCGCGCGTTCGAACGGGTTGGACGGAACGCCCCAGCTTTCCACCATGATGACCACCAGATTGTCGGCGGCCACGGTCTCGGGCGAAATCGCGGTCTGCAGAATCGCCGAATCCACCGGGGCATCGTCCGGTGCGACGGTCTTGTAGGTTCCCCTCGTCCCGAAAGTGGCCGCCGCATCGGCATTGACCAGCAAGGCGACAAGGGCGAATGCGCCGAGGAGCTGGTTGCGATTGTTCATCTTCTCGATGCGCACACCAAAGCGCATCGAACAGACGATCGCGATGACGACGACCGCGGCTGCAACGACATATTCGGGCGATTTCGCGGGGTTCAGTTCGGCCAGATACTGGTCGAGCAGCATCACGTTCCAGAAGTCGATGTTGAACGAGGAGGTGACGTAGAGTGTCAGCTGGACGAGGAAGATCATCAGCAAGGTGATCGCGCGCGCGATCCGGCTTTCGCTTTGCACCGCGATGACCGCGATCGTCCCGCTGATCAGCATCGAAGCCGCCATCATGGGCCCGCCGATCGGCCACATCACCATGAAGGCCAGGTTCGGCAGGACAAGCCACCACAACGCCCAGCTCCACGGAATTTCCCGGATGATGCTCTTCTGCCAGTAGTTCGCGAGTGCCGCCATCAATCCAACCTCCGTTGGTTGCGACTAGGGGATAATGGTTAATGATTCGCTTGAGCGCGCAGGAAGCGCCCGCCTCTGCCCAGGCTGCAAGCAAGGCGCGACGTGGCCGCAGGCACCCTTTCCCGCTCGCCGAGGGCAATCGCGCAACCGCTTCGCCGTTCTCCTTCGACGCCGGGGCGGGCGGGCAAGCGCGGCTACAGGTCTTCGGCCCGCTTTAGGAAAAAGATAAGGTTTCCCAATTATTGACTGCGGTTCGAGAGGCACGGTTTGCCGGACGGCGAAACGTGCGCGGACATGACCTAAAAAAGCCTCGGGGGCTTCGACAATGAGCGCATTCGGCAAGAAGGGCGGCGGGAGCATGAAGCCCGGCGGGCGACCTGCTTTCGGAGTGGCCCGGCCGATGAAGGGGGGCGGACGCCCCAGCGAACCGCAGGGCGGCGACCAATTCCCGCCGCTTCCGGGCGAGGAAAAGCCCGCCGTGCCCGAAGCGCCGGGGCCGGCGCAGGCCAGCCCGCCCAAGGGCGGCGCGACCTCGGACGCGATGGATCGTCTCGCCGAGCGCATGAACGCGGTCCACAATGCCGATTCGGAAGTCGGCGGCTTCGAGGCCAGCGTCCACAAGATCAAGGAACAGGTGCTCCCGCGCCTGCTCGAGCGAGTCGATCCCGAAGCGGCGGCGACGCTGTCGAAGGAGGAGCTCTCCGAGGAATTCCGCCCGATCATCATGGAAGTGCTGGCCGAGCTCAAGGTCACGCTGAACCGGCGCGAACAGTTCGCACTCGAAAAGGTCCTGATCGACGAGCTGCTCGGCTTCGGCCCGCTCGAAGAGCTGCTGAACGACCCGGACGTGTCCGACATCATGGTGAACGGGCCCGACCAGACCTACATCGAAAAGAAGGGCAAGCTGGTGCTCGCCCCGATCCGTTTCCGCGACGAACAGCACCTGTTCCAGATCGCGCAGCGGATCGTGAACCAGGTCGGCCGCCGCGTCGACCAGACGACGCCGCTGGCCGACGCCCGCCTCAAGGACGGCAGCCGTGTCAACGTGATCGTCCCGCCGCTGTCCCTGCGCGGCACCGCGATCTCGATACGTAAATTCTCCGAGAAACCGATCACCTTGGATATGCTCAAGGAATTCGGCTCGATGTCGGAAAAGATGTGCACCGCGCTCAAGATCGCGGGCGCGTGCCGAATGAACATCGTCATCTCGGGCGGTACGGGTTCGGGTAAGACGACCATGCTCAACGCCCTGTCGAAGATGATCGACCCGGGCGAACGCGTTCTCACGATCGAGGACGCGGCGGAACTTCGCCTGCAGCAGCCGCACTGGCTGCCCCTCGAAACGCGTCCGCCGAACCTCGAAGGCCAGGGCGCGATCACGATCGGCGACCTCGTCAAGAACGCCCTGCGTATGCGCCCCGACCGCATCATCTTGGGCGAAATCCGCGGCGCGGAGTGTTTCGACCTGCTCGCCGCGATGAACACCGGCCACGACGGCTCGATGTGTACGCTTCACGCCAACAGCCCGCGCGAATGCCTCGGCCGTATGGAAAACATGATCCTGATGGGCGACATCAAGATCCCCAAGGAAGCCATCAGCCGCCAGATCGCGGAGTCGGTCGACCTCATCGTGCAGGTCAAGCGCCTTCGCGACGGTTCTCGCCGCACCACCAACATCACCGAGGTGATCGGGATGGAAGGCGACGTGATCGTGACGCAGGAGCTCTTCAAGTTCGAGTATCTCGAAGAGAGCGAGGACGGCAAGATCATGGGCGAATTCCGCTCGTCGGGCCTGCGCCCCTACACGCTGGAAAAGGCGCGCCAATTCGGCTTCGACCAGGCGTATCTTGAGGCGTGTCTTTGACACGCAGATCCGGGCCGTCCGGTCCGGCATCTGCGGCCTGACGGCCGGCGCGCAGTCGCACTTGAGGCGGCTGCTCCGCCGGGGTCTTCCTCCGAAAGCCGGCGCCTACAACATCTCGCCCAGCACCACCGGCGCGCTCATCGACAGCATCCCGCCGCCGATGATCGCGCAGCCGACGAAGATCGGGGTCCAGGGAACCCAGCCGACCGCCTCCAGCCGTTCGAGCGGGCGTTTTCTGACCCGCCGCCGCTCCATCAGCAGCGCGAAACCGGCGACCAGCCAGAATGCGAGCCCCGCGAGCGTCATCAGCACGGCGTCGCTCGCGAGCAGAAGGCGGTGGAAGAGGTCGATCATGGCAGGCGCTCCGGGCGGTCGCCGGAGCATTTAGGCGCGCTCGGCGCTTGCGCAATCCCCCCGCCGGCCTAAGTCCTCATGCGATGGATGGCTCGATCGCCCGCCCCCGCCCCTTTCTCGCGCTCGCCATCCGACTTGCGACCGCAGGCGTGCTCGCGACAATGGGAATGCTGGTCAAGCTGGCAGGCGAACGCGGCGCGCACCTGCTCGAACTGATCTTCTGGCGGCAGGCGCTGACCGTCGTCGCGGTCGCGGGCCTGCTTGCCGCGTGGGGCCGTCTTGGCACGATCCGCACCAAGCGCATCGGCGCCCATGCGCGCCGCGCGGCCTATGGCATCACCGGCATGATGTTCGTCTATGGCGCGGTCATGCTGCTGCCCCTGCCCGAGGCGACCGCGATCAGCTTCACCGCGCCCTTCTTCGCCGTGATGATCTCGGTCGTCCTGTTTGGCGAGCGCGTGGGCCTCTATCGCTGGGGCGCGGTCGCGCTGGGATTTGCCGGAGTGCTCGTCATCACCTCGCCCGGCTTCGGTCTCGCGGAGGGCAGCGCGATCGACCCCTGGGGCGCTCTCGTGGGCCTGATCGCGGCCTTTCTCGTGGCGCTCATCAGCTTCCAGGTGCAGGATCTCAACACGACCGAAAGCCCGTGGAGCATCGTCTTCTGGTTTTCCGCCATCACCGCCCCGCTGATGGCGCTCGCCCTGCCCTTCGTGATCGGGCCCCACGACACCGAGACCTGGCTCATCATCCTCGCCATGGCGCTGTGCGGGGCGCTCGCGCAGATATTGCTGACCACCTCGCTCAGGTTCGGATCGGCGGCGGTGATCCTGCTGATGGACTACACCTCGCTTTTGTGGGCGACCTTCTACGGCTGGCAGGTGTTCGGCCGCGCTGCGCCTGCGAGCCTGTGGATCGGCGCGCCGCTCATCATCGGGGCGGGCGCGCTGATTGCGTGGCGCGAGCGGCAACTCGCCCGCCAAAGGGCGCGGCCCGCCGCAGTTTCGGAACGCCCGTCCGCCTGACTCCTTGATTCGGCGTGAACCACAAGGAGAGCAAGACAATGATCCGCAAGACATTCATCGCCATCGCCGCGAGCACCCTGACCCTCGCCGCGGCCGCCTGCAACACCGTCGAAGGCGCGGGCGAAGACCTCGAATCCGCCTCGAACGAAGTCGAAGAGGAAATCTGATCCCGCCGCCATGGCAAAAGGGGGTTCGCCATCGCGGCGAGCCCTTTTTTCGTTGCGTTTCGCGCCCGCGATGCCAATTTCGACGCCCGAAGCCCCCAGAACAACCGAGGTCCAGACGATGAAACTGAAGATCCTGAGCGCCGCCGTCCTTGGCGCCCTTCTCGCCGCCACCAGCGCCTGCAACACGGTCGACGGGCTGGGCGACGACATCAAGTCGGTCGGACAGGCGGGCAAGCGCGCGATCGACTGACGCGGCTCAGCGCCGCCTGTAGACAAGAGTGAGGTTGTTGGCCGGCATCGCGTGGCGCGCGGTGCGGGTGAAGCCGCTGCGCGCGGCGAGCCGGTCGACCTCGGCGAGATCGCGGATGCCCCAGCGCGGGTCGCGCGCTTTCAAAGAGCGGTCGAATTCGAGATTGGACGCGGCAGGCTCGACGTCCGCCTCGAAATAGGGCCCGTAGAGGATGAGCGGCGCGCCCTTTGCAAGCAAGCGGGCGGCACCGTCGAACAGGCCGGTGCTCGCCTCCCACGGGCTGATATGGACCATGTTGACGCAAAGCACGGCGTCGGCCCGCTCCACCGGCCAGTCCCGCGCCGAGGCATCGAGCATGACGGGGGCGGCAAGGTTTTCGCCCGCGTAATCCTCGCGGTAAGCGGCGATTGAGGCGATCGCTTCGGGCGAAGGATCGCTCGGCATCCATTCGACCTGCGGGAAAGCGCCTGCAAAGAACACGGCGTGTTCGCCCGTCCCGGCCGCGATTTCAAGCACGCGCCCGCTCGTCGGCAATTCCTTGCGCAGCACGGCGAGGATCGGTTCGCGATTGCGCAGCGTTGCGGGGGCGTGTTGTTTCGCGGTCACGAAACCTGCCTTTCCTGCCCCTCCCAATAGGGCGCGCGCAGCTGGCGGCGCAGGATCTTGCCCGAGGGGTTGCGCGGCATTTCGGGGATGATGTCGACGCTCTTTGGAGCCTTGAACGCGGCGATACGTTCGCGCGCATAGGCGATGACTTCGGCCTCGTCGATCTGGGCGCCGGGCTTGGGCACGACGCAGGCTTTGACTTCTTCACCCCACTTCTCGCTCGGCACACCGATGACGGCGACCTCGGCGATGGCGGGATGGCCGAAGATCGCGTTCTCGACCTCGGCCGGATAGACGTTCTCGCCGCCGGAGATGATCATGTCCTTGATGCGGTCCTGGATGTAGATGTAGCCGTCCGCGTCCATGATCCCGGCATCGCCGGTGTGAAGCCAGCCGTCCGGGTCGATCGTCTTCGCGGTCGCCTCGGGCAGCTTCCAGTAGCCCGCAGTGTTCGAGGGCGACTTGATGCAGACCTCGCCGATCTCGCCTCGGGGAAGCTCGGTGTTGTCCGGCCCCCTCACCTCGATCGTGACCCCCGGCACGGCCTTGCCCGCCGAACGCATCCGCTCGTTGCCTTCGAGGCTGTGGTCCTCCGGCGGCAGGATCGAGATGGTCCCGCTCGTCTCGGTCATGCCGTAGGCTTGGAGGAACTTCGTCCCCGGCATGGTGCGCACCGCCTGCTTGAGCAGTTCGAGCGGCATGGGCGCCGCGCCGTACATGAGATAGCGCAGGTTGGAAAAATCCGTCTCTGCCGCGCGCGGGTGCTGGACCACCATCTGCAGGGCGGCGGGCACGATGAACATATGCGTCGCCCCGTTCTCGATCGCCTCGAGCACACCGACGGGGGTGAACTCGGCCTGCACAAGGCTGCGCACGCCGTTAGCGACGGCGATGTTCATCAGTCCCGTGCCGCCGATATGCGCGCACGGCATGGCGATCAGCATACAGTCGCCCGGCTCGTAATAATTCCATTCCAGCCCGGCCTCGTTGCCCGGATTCCTGAGGCCGAGCAGGTTGCGATTGGACAGCACCGCGCCCTTCGGATTGCCTGTCGTGCCTGAGGTATAAAGCTGCAGCACGGCCTCGTCCGGACCCGGCGCCTCGAAACTCGCCGGGGGAAGCGCCGCCGCCTCGCGCCGGGCCGCCTCGGCCTCGATCACCTGCGGCTTGACCGGCACGTCGCCCGCGACCCGGCTCGCCGTCTCGACGAATTCCGCGCCGCAGAACAGCAGCTTGGCGCCGGTATCCTTGAGGATGTAGGCAATCTCGGGCGGGGCGAGCCGCCAGCCGATCGGGACCATGACCGCCCCCACCCGCGCGGCGGCGAGATAGAGCAGGAAATAGGTGTCCGCGTTCTTGCCGAGCCAGGCGATCCGGTCGCCCTTGTGGACGCCGCGCTCGCGGAACAGGGTGATCAGCCGCCGGGTCAGCTCGTCCGTCTCGGCAAAGGTGGTCACGCGGCCTTCCTGTTCGAAGGCGGGAGCATCGCCGCGTTCCTTCGCCCAGAAGGTCAGGATTTCGTCGAAGGTGTAAAAGTCGTGGTGGGCCTCTCGCGCCATGGCCGTGCTCTCTCCCAGCTTGGTCACAGGCGGGGGATTAAGCACGGCGGGCGGGCGAGGTCCACCGCCTAGATTGTCAGCGGAACCGCCCGGAACGCCGCGCGGCGGGTTCGCGCGCGACCAGCCAGATCAGAAGCCCCAGCGGCCCGGCCATGAAGGTCGCGAGCAGGATCGGAGCCTGGATGAGGCGCGAGACCGCCTTCGCGTCGGCATCGCGCGCGATCCACAGGCCGACGAAAAGGTCGAAGGCGAGGTAATGCGTCCAGCCCACGGTCACGCCCGCGCGCGTGGCGAAGATCGCCTTGACCCCTTCGATGCTGGTGAAATCGACCCCGCCGGTGGCTTCGGGATTGGGAATGAGACCGCTCACGAGCCCGATCATGCAGGCGGCGTAGACAAGGCACAGCAGCCCGACGCCGAGATAGAGCACGCCCGAAAGCACCGCCGGCCAGCGCGGCAGCAGGATGAGCGCGCCCCAGGCGAGCAGCGCAAGCAGGTTCACCGCGTTGAAGATCGCTCCCCAATCCATGCCTCTCAGCTCCTTCTCGCGCGCCAGTCGCGCGCGGCGCGTTTCATAGCCTCGTTGTCGTGGGTGAAGCGTCCCTGCGCGCGCCGCTGGGCAAGGAACAGCGCAGCCTCGGCGACCACGTCCGCCTCGATCGAGCGGTATTGCGCCCATTTCGCCGGAAGGAACGGCTCGATCACTGGGCTCGCCATCAGCGCGAGCCTTTCGGCGAGCCGCCAGTCATCCTGCCGTTCTCCCCTGAGCAGGCCCGGGCGCAGGATGTCGAGCCGCTTGAACCCGACCTTGGAAACCATCGCCTCCGTCTCCCCCTTTACCCGCATATAGAGGCTCTTCGCATCGCGGTCCGCGCCCGCGGCGCTGACCAGCACCATGTTCGGCACGCCCGCCGCCTGCGCGGCCTTTGCGGTCGCAACGATCAGGTCCTGGTCGACCGCCCGGAACGCGGCCTCGTCGCGGCCCGCCTTCTTCCATGTCGTCCCGAGCGCACATATCAGCGCGCGCGGGCGCACTGCCTCGAAGATTTCGCCCCACTTGTCCGCTTCCGCGACGAAGACTTCGACCCGCGCGCCTTTGGGCAAGGGAACCTCGCGCCGGGCGATCCCGACGATGCGGCACTCCTCGCCCGCACTGGAAATCGCAATCAGCCGGCTGCCGATGAGGCCGGTCGCCCCGACCAGCGCGAGCCGCACCGGGCCGGAGCGACGCGTCGTTTCCTCGTCGGCCCCGTGCAAGGGGCGGCTCACACGCGCCTCCCCTCAGACATTGGTGAGGCCCATCGGCCGCTCGCCATAGATTTCGGCACAGGCGCGGATCGCGAAGCGATCGCTCATCCCGGCGATGAAATCGGTGATGACGCGGCTGCGATATGGCTCGCGCTCGGGCAGGCGCTCCTGCCATTCGGCGGGCATCAGCGATGAATCCTGCGAATAGGCCGCGACCAGCCGCGCGACGACATCGCGTGCGCGTTCGGCGGCGGCGATCTGGTCGGGGTGGTAATAGAGCTTGTCGTACA from Erythrobacter sp. encodes:
- a CDS encoding fatty acid--CoA ligase, whose translation is MTKLGESTAMAREAHHDFYTFDEILTFWAKERGDAPAFEQEGRVTTFAETDELTRRLITLFRERGVHKGDRIAWLGKNADTYFLLYLAAARVGAVMVPIGWRLAPPEIAYILKDTGAKLLFCGAEFVETASRVAGDVPVKPQVIEAEAARREAAALPPASFEAPGPDEAVLQLYTSGTTGNPKGAVLSNRNLLGLRNPGNEAGLEWNYYEPGDCMLIAMPCAHIGGTGLMNIAVANGVRSLVQAEFTPVGVLEAIENGATHMFIVPAALQMVVQHPRAAETDFSNLRYLMYGAAPMPLELLKQAVRTMPGTKFLQAYGMTETSGTISILPPEDHSLEGNERMRSAGKAVPGVTIEVRGPDNTELPRGEIGEVCIKSPSNTAGYWKLPEATAKTIDPDGWLHTGDAGIMDADGYIYIQDRIKDMIISGGENVYPAEVENAIFGHPAIAEVAVIGVPSEKWGEEVKACVVPKPGAQIDEAEVIAYARERIAAFKAPKSVDIIPEMPRNPSGKILRRQLRAPYWEGQERQVS
- a CDS encoding ABA4-like family protein is translated as MDWGAIFNAVNLLALLAWGALILLPRWPAVLSGVLYLGVGLLCLVYAACMIGLVSGLIPNPEATGGVDFTSIEGVKAIFATRAGVTVGWTHYLAFDLFVGLWIARDADAKAVSRLIQAPILLATFMAGPLGLLIWLVAREPAARRSGRFR
- a CDS encoding NAD(P)H-binding protein, which produces MSRPLHGADEETTRRSGPVRLALVGATGLIGSRLIAISSAGEECRIVGIARREVPLPKGARVEVFVAEADKWGEIFEAVRPRALICALGTTWKKAGRDEAAFRAVDQDLIVATAKAAQAAGVPNMVLVSAAGADRDAKSLYMRVKGETEAMVSKVGFKRLDILRPGLLRGERQDDWRLAERLALMASPVIEPFLPAKWAQYRSIEADVVAEAALFLAQRRAQGRFTHDNEAMKRAARDWRARRS